Proteins encoded by one window of Mus musculus strain C57BL/6J chromosome 10, GRCm38.p6 C57BL/6J:
- the Rps15 gene encoding 40S ribosomal protein S15 isoform 2 (isoform 2 is encoded by transcript variant 2): protein MSYEQLMQLYSARQRRRLNRGLRRKQHSLLKRLRKAKKEAPPMEKPEVVKTHLRDMIILPEMVGSMVGVYNGKTFNQVEIKPEMIGHYLGEFSITYKPVKHGRPGIGATHSSRFIPLK from the exons ATGTCCTA TGAGCAACTGATGCAGCTGTACAGCGCCCGCCAGAGGAGGCGCCTGAACCGTGGTCTTCGGCGGAAGCAACACTCACTGCTCAAGCGCTTGAGAAAGGCCAAAAAGGAGGCACCACCCATGGAGAAGCCTGAGGTGGTGAAGACGCACCTGAGGGACATGATCATCCTGCCGGAGATGGTGGGTAGCATGGTGGGCGTGTACAACGGCAAGACCTTCAACCAGGTGGAGATCAAA CCAGAGATGATCGGCCACTACCTGGGCGAGTTCTCCATCACCTACAAACCCGTGAAGCACGGCCGGCCCGGGATCGGTGCCACCCACTCCTCCCGATTCATCCCCCTCAAGTAG
- the Rps15 gene encoding 40S ribosomal protein S15 isoform 1 (isoform 1 is encoded by transcript variant 1), whose product MAEVEQKKKRTFRKFTYRGVDLDQLLDMSYEQLMQLYSARQRRRLNRGLRRKQHSLLKRLRKAKKEAPPMEKPEVVKTHLRDMIILPEMVGSMVGVYNGKTFNQVEIKPEMIGHYLGEFSITYKPVKHGRPGIGATHSSRFIPLK is encoded by the exons ATG GCCGAAGTGGAGCAGAAGAAGAAGCGCACCTTCCGCAAGTTCACCTACCGTGGCGTAGACCTCGACCAACTGCTCGACATGTCCTA TGAGCAACTGATGCAGCTGTACAGCGCCCGCCAGAGGAGGCGCCTGAACCGTGGTCTTCGGCGGAAGCAACACTCACTGCTCAAGCGCTTGAGAAAGGCCAAAAAGGAGGCACCACCCATGGAGAAGCCTGAGGTGGTGAAGACGCACCTGAGGGACATGATCATCCTGCCGGAGATGGTGGGTAGCATGGTGGGCGTGTACAACGGCAAGACCTTCAACCAGGTGGAGATCAAA CCAGAGATGATCGGCCACTACCTGGGCGAGTTCTCCATCACCTACAAACCCGTGAAGCACGGCCGGCCCGGGATCGGTGCCACCCACTCCTCCCGATTCATCCCCCTCAAGTAG
- the Dazap1 gene encoding DAZ-associated protein 1 isoform X6, translating to MIYDAEKQRPRGFGFITFEDEQSVDQAVNMHFHDIMGKKVEVKRAEPRDSKNQAPGQPGASQWGSRVAPSAANGWAGQPPPTWQQGYGPQGMWVPAGQAIGGYGPPPAGRGAPPPPPPFTSYIVSTPPGGFPPPQGFPQGYGAPPQFSFGYGPPPPPPDQFAPPGVPPPPATPGAAPLAFPPPPSQAAPDMSKPPTAQPDFPYGQYAGYGQDLSGFGQGFSDPSQQPPSYGGPSVPGSGGPPAGGSGFGRGQNHNVQGFHPYRR from the exons ATGATCTATGATGCGGAGAAGCAGCGGCCTCGAG GTTTTGGATTTATTACTTTCGAGGACGAACAATCAGTGGACCAGGCTGTCAACATGCATTTTCACGACATCATGGGCAAAAAA GTGGAGGTTAAACGGGCTGAACCACGGGACAGCAAGAatcaagctccaggacagccaggagccaGCCAGTGGGGCAGCCGCGTGGCGCCCAGTGCAGCCAACGGCTGGGCAGGCCAGCCCCCGCCCACGTGGCAACAAGGATATGGCCCACAAG GAATGTGGGTGCCAGCAGGACAGGCCATTG GTGGCTATGGCCCACCCCCTGCGGGCAGAggagccccgcccccgcccccacccttcACCTCCTACATTGTATCCACACCGCCTGGAGGCTTCCCCCCACCACAGGGCTTCCCACAGGGCTATGGCGCCCCACCACAGTTCA GTTTTGGCTACggtcctcctcccccaccccctgatcAGTTTGCCCCTCCAGGGGTCCCTCCTCCACCTGCCACCCCAGGGGCTGCCCCGCTGGCCTTCCCACCACCTCCGTCTCAGGCTGCCCCAGACATGAGCAAACCCCCAACAGCCCAGCCGGACTTCCCCTATGGTCAATATG CAGGTTACGGGCAGGACTTGAGTGGCTTCGGCCAGGGCTTCTCGGACCCCAGCCAGCAGCCGCCCTCCTATGGGGGCCCCTCTGTACCAGGTTCGGGGGGTCCCCCCGCTGGCGGCAGTGGCTTCGGACGCGGGCAGAACCACAACGTGCAGGGCTTCCATCCCTACCGGCGCTAG